A single Populus nigra chromosome 13, ddPopNigr1.1, whole genome shotgun sequence DNA region contains:
- the LOC133670909 gene encoding uncharacterized protein LOC133670909, with amino-acid sequence MAFTLHHYTLPFSPFLHQNSAFSLQSYQKPTMESQRLPITHCSINQNNSKTLRTCKNCKTQFDPSLNHPRACRFHTSHFGGETKRKFESVYTGGTMNTPDSGQVFQYWHCCGSEDPFDPGCTAAPHSSYDD; translated from the exons ATGGCTTTTACTCTTCACCACTATACACTCCCTTTCTCACCTTTTCTCCATCAAAACTCAGCCTTTTCTCTTCAATCTTACCAGAAGCCCACCATGGAATCACAAAGATTGCCGATAACTCATTGCTCCATAAACCAGAATAACAGCAAAACTCTCAGAACATGCAAGAACTGTAAAACCCAGTTCGACCCTTCCCTTAACCACCCTCGAGCTTGTCGCTTCCACACTTCTCATTTTGGAG gGGAAACAAAGAGGAAGTTTGAGAGTGTATACACTGGAGGCACTATGAATACTCCTGATTCTGGCCAAGTTTTTCAATATTGGCATTGCTGTGGGTCTGAAGATCCCTTTGATCCAGGATGTACTGCTGCTCCTCATTCCTCCTATGATGACTGA
- the LOC133670764 gene encoding eukaryotic translation initiation factor 5-like: protein MALQNIGASNSDDAFYRYKMPKMVTKVEGRGNGIKTNIVNMVDIAKALARPASYTTKYFGCELGAQSKFDEKTGTSLVNGSHETAKLAGLLENFIKKYVQCYGCGNPETEIIITKNQMLQLKCAACGFVSDVDMRDKLTSFILKNPPESKKGSKEKKALRRAEKERLKEGEAADEELKKLKKEGKKKGSSSKDVPPKASSTKKKAHGSDEERISPTHSQVDEKEDVDDNDDDDVQWQTDTSLEAARQRIQEQLSAATADMVVLSTDETEKKAKAKASSKENGSPKGASPAQEENPKPDDGSSSTHETLVIEIKENLKKGVSASQLNSTLSSLNGSAQEKIDALFEALFEGVAKGFVKEVDKKKNYLAAAVAEDERSQLLLLRAIEVFCIKSSSSALREVGLVLKALYDADVLEEECIVHWYQEGLARGNKDSQIWKNVEPFIKWLQSAESESEEE, encoded by the coding sequence ATGGCATTGCAAAACATTGGTGCTTCAAACAGTGATGATGCCTTCTATAGGTATAAAATGCCCAAGATGGTTACCAAAGTTGAGGGCCGAGGAAATGGCATCAAGACAAATATTGTCAACATGGTTGACATTGCAAAGGCTTTGGCAAGGCCAGCTTCTTACACTACAAAGTATTTTGGTTGTGAGCTTGGTGCGCAATCCAAGTTTGATGAGAAAACTGGGACTTCTCTTGTCAATGGTTCTCATGAAACTGCAAAACTTGCTGGGCTTCTTGAGAACTTCATCAAGAAATATGTTCAGTGTTATGGCTGTGGAAATCCTGAGACTGAGATAATCATCACCAAAAACCAGATGCTCCAGCTAAAATGCGCTGCATGTGGTTTTGTGTCTGATGTAGATATGAGGGACAAGCTCACGTCTTTCATTCTGAAGAACCCTCCTGAATCAAAGAAGGGATCAAAGGAGAAGAAGGCATTGAGGAGGGCAGAGAAAGAGCGGCTCAAGGAAGGTGAAGCTGCTGACGAGGAACTGAAGAAGCTGAAGAAAGAAGGTAAGAAGAAGGGATCTTCTTCAAAGGATGTCCCTCCAAAAGCTAGCTCTACAAAGAAGAAAGCACACGGCTCTGATGAGGAACGAATCTCGCCAACTCATAGCCAGGTTGATGAGAAGGAAGATGTTGATGACAACGATGATGACGATGTCCAGTGGCAAACTGATACATCTCTCGAGGCAGCTCGCCAACGCATCCAAGAACAGTTGAGTGCTGCGACAGCAGATATGGTCGTGCTTTCAACAGATGAGACGGAAAAGAAGGCAAAGGCAAAGGCATCCAGCAAAGAAAATGGCAGTCCAAAAGGTGCTTCACCAGCTCAGGAGGAAAACCCAAAACCTGATGATGGGAGCTCAAGTACTCATGAAACTCTTGTCATTGAGATAAAGGAAAACCTGAAGAaaggagtttctgcaagccagTTGAATTCCACACTCAGTTCACTCAATGGATCTGCCCAGGAAAAGATTGATGCTCTGTTTGAAGCATTGTTTGAGGGTGTTGCTAAAGGATTTGTGAAGGAGGTTGACAAGAAGAAGAACTATCtggctgctgctgttgctgagGATGAGAGATCACAGTTGCTTCTACTTCGAGCAATTGAAGTATTCTGTATTAAGTCAAGCTCAAGTGCACTGAGGGAAGTGGGTCTTGTCCTGAAAGCACTCTATGATGCTGATGTCCTGGAGGAAGAGTGCATTGTGCACTGGTATCAAGAGGGGCTAGCGAGAGGCAACAAGGATTCTCAGATCTGGAAGAATGTGGAGCCCTTCATTAAATGGCTCCAGAGTGCTGAATCCGAATCTGAGGAAGAATAA
- the LOC133671663 gene encoding putative disease resistance protein RGA1 — translation MAEAVTSALVSTILGNLNTLVHEELGLVFGIQTEFEKLKRTFMMVQAVLKDAEEKQWKDEAIRIWLTDLKDAAYDADDVLDEFAIEAQRRRQRGGLKNRVRSLFSLHQNPLVFRLKMAYKVKNVREKLDDIANEKNKFSLTEGVGENEADSFDWRITCSLVNESEIYGRDKEKEELISLLLANSDDLSVCAICGMGGLGKTTLAQFVYNDASVKGHFDLSIWVCVSVDFDIRRLSRAIIESIEGNPCTIQEMDTLQRRLQEKLIGRRFLLVLDDVWDHYHEKWNALKDALRVGARGCAILITTRLKPVADKMATIPVHLMGRLSEDDSWLLFERLAFGMRRREDYVHLESIGKAIVNKCSGVPLALKALGSLMRFKRNEREWLSVKESEIWNLPDEGGTILPALKLSYNNLPPHLKQCFGFCCMFPKDYVMKKDELVKLWMANGFIDPAGQMDLHETGYEIFDDLVGRSFFQEFKEDGFGNITCKMHDLIHDLAKSVMIEECYLIEKNRRPRIPKTVRHMTFLGRSLCYYDKDLVKVQSLRSLISIQVDYYRRGALLFKVSSQKKLRTLSLSNFWFVKFPEPIGNLQHLRYLDVSCSLIQKLPESISSLQNLQTLNLSYCPLLYMLPKRMKDMKSLMYLDLTRCDALQCMPSGMGQLACLRKLGMFIVGKEAGHHIGELQRLNYIGGDLSIKDLGNVQGFTDAQNANLTRKTNLQSLSLSWREDKNSIISEANSEDVLCALEPHSHMKKLEISGYRGSKFPDWMMELRLPNLVEISLESCMNCEHLPPFGKLRFLKHLQLKRMDTVKCIGSEMYGDGENPFPSLERLTLGPMMNLEEWETNTMGGREIFTCLDELQIRKCPKLVELPIIPSVKHLTIEDCTVTLLRSVVNFTSITYLRIEGFDELAVLPDGLLQNHTCLQKLSITKMRSLRSLSNQLNNLSSLKHLVIMNCDKLESFPEGVQNLNSLELLSIHGMPKITALSVLPSSLATLRILNCEELTSLSEGLQYLTALKDLELSRCVKLDSLPQRIRHLTSLQSLTISCCTEVSCLPNQIRHLTSLSRLHIHGCSNLMSLPEGIRYLEMLRELEIARCPNVERRCKKEKGKDWPKIAHIPTIIINNQVVQSSET, via the coding sequence aTGGCTGAGGCAGTTACTTCTGCACTTGTTAGCACCATCTTGGGGAACTTGAACACACTTGTCCATGAAGAGCTTGGACTTGTTTTTGGCATCCAGACCGAGTTTGAGAAACTCAAGCGCACCTTCATGATGGTTCAAGCTGTCCTCAAGGATGCTGAGGAGAAGCAGTGGAAAGATGAGGCAATCAGGATTTGGCTGACAGACCTCAAAGATGCTGCCTATGATGCTGATGATGTGCTGGATGAGTTCGCTATTGAAGCTCAGAGGCGCAGACAGCGAGGGGGTCTTAAAAACCGAGTAAGgtctttgttttctcttcatcAGAATCCACTTGTTTTTCGATTGAAAATGGCTTATAAGGTAAAGAATGTAAGAGAAAAGCTTGATGACATTGCcaatgagaaaaataagttCAGTCTAACAGAGGGAGTTGGAGAGAACGAAGCTGATAGCTTCGATTGGCGGATAACTTGCTCGCTTGTTAACGAATCAGAAATCTATGGAAGagacaaggaaaaagaagagcTGATCAGTTTGTTGCTCGCCAATTCAGATGACCTGTCTGTCTGTGCAATATGTGGCATGGGGGGGCTGGGGAAGACAACACTTGCTCAATTTGTCTACAACGATGCAAGTGTAAAAGGGCATTTTGATTTGAGTATCTGGGTTTGCGTATCTGTTGATTTCGACATAAGGAGACTATCAAGAGCCATCATAGAGTCCATTGAAGGCAACCCTTGTACCATTCAAGAGATGGACACTTTGCAACGACGCCTCCAAGAAAAGTTGATTGGAAGGAGGTTTTTGCTTGTGTTGGATGATGTTTGGGATCATTACCATGAAAAATGGAATGCATTGAAAGATGCTTTGAGAGTTGGAGCTAGAGGATGTGCTATTCTAATAACAACTCGTCTAAAGCCGGTTGCTGATAAAATGGCTACTATTCCTGTTCACCTAATGGGAAGATTGTCGGAAGATGATTCTTGGCTTCTGTTTGAGCGACTTGCATTTGGAATGAGAAGAAGGGAGGATTATGTGCACTTAGAAAGTATTGGAAAGGCGATAGTCAATAAGTGCAGCGGCGTTCCTTTAGCTCTAAAGGCATTGGGGAGCTTGATGCGCTTCAAGAGAAATGAACGAGAGTGGTTATCTGTCAAAGAAAGTGAGATTTGGAATCTACCAGACGAAGGTGGCACAATTTTACCTGCCTTGAAGTTAAGTTATAACAATTTGCCACCACATTTGAAACAATGCTTTGGATTTTGCTGTATGTTTCCGAAGGATTATGTCATGAAGAAAGACGAGTTAGTAAAGCTATGGATGGCCAATGGATTTATTGATCCTGCAGGGCAAATGGATTTGCATGAGACCGGTTACGAGATTTTTGATGACTTGGTTGGGAGATCATTTTTTCAGGAGTTCAAGGAGGATGGCTTCGGAAACATAACTTGCAAAATGCATGATCTTATCCATGATCTTGCAAAATCAGTTATGATAGAAGAATGCTATTTGATCGAGAAGAATAGGAGACCTAGAATTCCTAAGACAGTTCGTCACATGACTTTTCTTGGTAGAAGTCTTTGTTATTATGACAAGGACCTTGTCAAAGTGCAATCATTGCGGTCTCTGATATCCATTCAGGTCGATTACTACCGGCGTGGTGCTCTTTTATTCAAGGTGTCTTCACAAAAGAAACTACGGACGTTGAGTTTAAGCAATTTCTGGTTTGTGAAATTTCCGGAGCCGATTGGTAATTTGCAACATCTAAGATATCTAGACGTCTCTTGTTCTCTTATCCAAAAACTGCCTGAATCAATCAGCTCTCTTCAAAACTTGCAGACCCTAAATTTGAGTTACTGCCCTCTGCTTTATATGCTTCCAAAAAGGATGAAGGACATGAAAAGTCTCATGTATCTTGACCTCACACGTTGTGATGCGCTTCAATGTATGCCTTCAGGGATGGGACAACTGGCTTGTCTGCGAAAGCTAGGTATGTTCATTGTGGGTAAAGAGGCTGGTCATCACATCGGGGAGCTGCAAAGACTGAATTACATTGGGGGTGATTTGAGCATCAAGGATTTAGGTAACGTCCAAGGTTTTACAGATGCACAAAATGCTAACTTGACGAGGAAGACAAATCTTCAATCACTGAGTTTGTCTTGGCGAGAAGACAAAAACAGCATAATCAGTGAGGCAAACAGTGAAGATGTTCTTTGTGCTCTTGAACCCCATTCTCATATGAAGAAGTTAGAGATAAGCGGATATCGAGGATCCAAATTTCCAGATTGGATGATGGAGTTGCGTCTACCAAACCTAGTGGAGATCTCACTAGAATCGTGCATGAATTGTGAACATCTTCCTCCTTTTGGGAAACTGCGGTTTCTTAAGCATCTTCAATTGAAGAGAATGGACACTGTGAAGTGTATTGGCAGTGAGATGTATGGAGATGGAGAGAATCCATTTCCATCATTAGAGAGGCTGACTTTGGGTCCAATGATGAACTTAGAGGAGTGGGAAACAAATACCATGGGTGGAAGGGAAATTTTCACTTGCCTTGATGAATTACAGATCAGAAAATGCCCCAAGTTGGTCGAGTTAccaattattccgtcggtgaaacaTTTAACTATTGAGGACTGCACTGTAACTTTGCTGAGGTCAGTTGTGAATTTCACTTCTATTACCTACCTTCGAATTGAGGGCTTCGATGAATTGGCAGTTCTTCCTGATGGACTGTTGCAAAACCATACGTGCCTTCAAAAGCTGTCAATTACGAAGATGAGAAGCCTAAGGTCGCTGTCAAATCAGCTAAATAACCTATCTTCTCTTAAGCATTTGGTTATTATGAATTGTGATAAACTTGAAAGCTTCCCAGAAGGTGTCCAGAACCTCAATTCTTTGGAGCTGTTAAGTATACATGGAATGCCAAAAATCACTGCACTGTCTGTTTTACCTTCATCTCTTGCTACCTTGCGGATTCTAAATTGTGAAGAACTTACGTCTCTATCTGAGGGACTGCAATACCTGACAGCACTCAAGGATTTGGAACTTTCTAGATGTGTAAAGTTAGATTCCTTGCCACAGAGAATACGACATCTCACTTCTCTCCAGTCTCTAACAATCTCTTGTTGTACGGAAGTATCTTGTCTTCCGAATCAGATACGGCATCTCACATCCCTTTCAAGATTGCATATCCATGGATGCTCTAATTTGATGTCTTTGCCAGAAGGGATAAGGTATCTCGAAATGCTCAGAGAGTTGGAAATTGCAAGATGTCCAAATGTGGAGAGACGgtgcaagaaagaaaaaggaaaggactGGCCTAAGATAGCTCACATCCCTACCATCATCATTAATAACCAAGTAGTACAGTCCTCGGAGACCTGA
- the LOC133670765 gene encoding uncharacterized protein LOC133670765 isoform X2: MGDHFVFLVDRLLTESTLEAAIESQNRLWQAVPSANMSSSTGILEECRICHDEDDDKNMEIPCSCRGSLKYAHRKCVQRWCNEKGDINCEICYQQFEPGYTAPRPLFRYGGIPMNFRGNWEIPTRELHAPPFIPMFTTDREYLDSDFEEEYPLPSPRSVMCCRIVAIIFMVLLVLRHTLPIIISSGAGDYSMTLFMLMILRTVGILLPIYVMVRAFTAIQHRRRQQQVSED, encoded by the exons ATGGGGGATCATTTTGTGTTCCTGGTGGATCGGTTGCTAACTGAATCCACCCTTGAAGCTGCCATTGAGAGCCAAAACCGATTGTGGCAAGCTGTGCCTTCTGCAAATATGAGTTCATCAACAGGAATATTAGAAGAGTGTAGAATTTGCCATGACGAGGATGATGACAAAAACATGGAGATACCATGTTCTTGCCGTGGCAGTTTGAAG TATGCTCATCGGAAATGTGTCCAGAGGTGGTGCAACGAGAAGGGTGACATTAACTGTGAGATCTGCTATCAG CAATTTGAGCCTGGTTATACAGCTCCGCGCCCTTTGTTTCGTTATGGTGGTATTCCAATGAATTTCAG AGGAAATTGGGAGATACCCACAAGGGAATTGCATGCTCCTCCATTTATACCGATGTTTACTACCGACCGTGAATATTTGGACTCTGATTTCGAAGAAGAGTATCCTTTACCCTCTCCTCGGAGCGTGATGTGCTGCCGCATAGTTGCTATTATA TTTATGGTTCTTTTGGTTTTACGCCATACGCTTCCTATTATAATTAGTAGTGGGGCCGGAGATTACTCAATGACATTGTTCATG TTAATGATATTGAGAACAGTTGGGATTCTTCTGCCTATTTATGTAATGGTCAGAGCATTTACCGCTATCCAACATCGGCGCCGCCAGCAGCAGGTTAGTGAAGATTAA
- the LOC133670701 gene encoding protein PIN-LIKES 2-like: MEVYLASVQKNMKSEGEIVEAAIVPLLKLIALTLFGLILAHPKIQLVPKATFKLLSKLVFALFLPCLIFTQLGPSITLKNIVQWWFIPVNVIISTAIGCILGCLVAIICRPPREFVRFTIIMTAFGNTGNIPLAIVSSVCHSSDAPFGPDCYGNGIAYVSFSQWVSVILVYTLVYHMMEPPLEQYDIVDEEIQEMPVDLSNPLLVEAEWPGIEEKETENSKTPLIARLFNSISSISQTNIPNIEKIEEGGEKGGERNPESIRCLAEPRVVRKIRVVAEQTPIHQILQPPTIASFLAIVIGVIPALKHIVYGADAPLQVITDSLGMMAQAAVPSVMLVLGGMIGEGPNESKLGIRTTIGIIVARLLVLPVIGIGVIYLAGKWNLLIPGNHLYQFVLLLQYTTPSAILLGAIASLRGYAVKEASALIFWQHVCAVVSLSIYMIVYFKLLLSYI, from the coding sequence ATGGAAGTTTATCTTGCTTCTGTtcagaaaaatatgaaatctgAAGGAGAGATTGTGGAAGCTGCAATTGTACCTCTGTTGAAACTTATAGCCCTTACTCTCTTTGGTTTAATCCTTGCTCACCCAAAAATTCAACTTGTCCCTAAAGCTACTTTCAAGCTCCTTAGCAAGCTTGTTTTTGCTTTGTTCTTGCCTTGCTTAATATTCACTCAGCTTGGTCCATCCATTACTCTCAAGAACATTGTTCAGTGGTGGTTCATTCCTGTAAATGTGATCATTAGCACTGCCATTGGTTGCATATTGGGATGCTTGGTGGCGATTATATGCCGGCCACCAAGGGAGTTTGTTCGGTTCACAATCATCATGACTGCATTTGGCAACACTGGCAATATTCCACTTGCAATAGTTTCATCGGTGTGTCACAGTTCTGATGCTCCTTTTGGTCCCGATTGTTACGGAAATGGTATTGCTTATGTATCTTTTTCTCAATGGGTTTCTGTTATTCTTGTTTACACTCTTGTTTACCACATGATGGAGCCCCCATTGGAGCAGTATGATATTGTTGATGAAGAGATTCAGGAAATGCCTGTTGATCTCAGCAATCCACTCCTTGTAGAAGCTGAGTGGCCAGgaatagaagaaaaagaaacagaaaatagCAAGACACCTCTTATTGCTAGGCTCTTCAACAGCATCTCTAGCATTTCACAAACAAATATtcctaatattgaaaaaatagaagagGGAGGAGAGAAGGGAGGTGAACGTAATCCCGAGTCCATTAGGTGCTTGGCAGAGCCTAGGGTGGTTAGAAAGATTAGAGTTGTTGCTGAACAAACACCAATTCATCAAATTCTCCAGCCTCCAACCATTGCTTCTTTCTTAGCTATTGTCATTGGTGTGATTCCTGCTCTCAAACATATTGTTTACGGTGCTGATGCTCCTCTTCAGGTTATCACAGACAGTTTAGGTATGATGGCTCAGGCCGCAGTCCCCTCAGTCATGCTTGTTCTTGGGGGAATGATTGGTGAGGGTCCAAATGAATCGAAACTTGGGATTCGGACCACGATTGGCATTATTGTTGCAAGGCTTTTGGTGCTTCCAGTTATTGGAATTGGGGTCATCTATTTGGCTGGTAAATGGAATCTTTTAATCCCCGGGAACCATTTGTACCAGTTTGTTCTTTTGCTGCAATATACAACACCTAGTGCCATTTTGTTGGGAGCTATTGCAAGCTTGAGAGGTTATGCAGTCAAAGAGGCTTCAGCACTTATCTTCTGGCAGCATGTGTGCGCCGTCGTCTCTCTTTCAATATATATGATTGTCTACTTCAAGCTGCTGCTTTCATATATCTAA
- the LOC133671059 gene encoding loganic acid O-methyltransferase-like gives MATEEIKELPKSWAMVGGDGPQSYTQNSSYQKGVVDASKEMVTEGIKDKLDFKSLGFDSSNCTFRIADFGCSVGPNTFLAVENIIKAVEHKHSLQRPLAFQVFFNDVPTNDFNTLSKTLHSSRKYFAAGLPGTFYGRLLPKSTLHFAYSSYCLQWLSKVPNEVVDSKSPAWNKGSIQCDGLKKEVTKAYSAQFQSDMNTFLNARAQEIVGGGLMVIIMAGLPDGIFMSQAGVGMYYDLLGSCLVDMAKLGVISEEKVDSFNLPLYYSSSKEIEEIIKVNGNFSIEIMDSLSHQIWQTSKKSNIEVSVSGGRAVFQGLVEEHFGSEVVEKTFEHFAKKLVDNFSIFDGAAHEHIDHFILLKRHFN, from the exons ATGGCAACTGAAGAGATCAAAGAATTGCCAAAATCATGGGCCATGGTTGGTGGAGATGGACCTCAAAGCTATACTCAAAACTCCTCCTATCAG AAAGGAGTGGTGGATGCTTCAAAGGAAATGGTGACTGAAGGCATCAAAGACAAGCTTGATTTTAAAAGCCTTGGTTTTGACTCATCGAATTGCACGTTTCGAATAGCGGATTTTGGCTGTTCTGTTGGACCCAATACATTTTTGGCTGTGGAAAACATCATAAAAGCTGTTGAGCATAAACACTCTCTTCAACGACCCTTAGCATTCCAAGTTTTCTTCAACGATGTTCCAACCAATGATTTCAACACTCTCTCCAAAACCCTCCATTCCAGTAGAAAATACTTTGCTGCTGGACTGCCCGGTACTTTCTACGGCCGCCTCCTCCCCAAGTCCACACTGCATTTCGCGTACTCTTCATATTGCTTACAGTGGCTCTCTAAGGTCCCAAATGAAGTTGTAGACAGCAAGTCTCCTGCATGGAACAAGGGCAGCATCCAATGTGATGGTCTCAAAAAAGAAGTCACCAAGGCATATTCAGCTCAATTCCAGAGTGACATGAACACCTTTTTGAATGCTAGAGCACAAGAAATTGTGGGTGGAGGATTGATGGTGATTATAATGGCCGGTCTTCCTGATGGGATCTTTATGTCTCAGGCAGGAGTTGGAATGTACTATGACCTTCTCGGATCATGCCTCGTCGACATGGCTAAATTG GGAGTGATTAGTGAAGAAAAGGTGGACTCGTTCAACTTGCCTCTGTACTATTCTTCTTCTAAGGAGATTGAAGAAATCATAAAAGTAAACGGGAATTTCAGCATTGAGATAATGGACTCATTGAGTCATCAGATCTGGCAAACGTCAAAGAAATCCAATATCGAAGTTTCTGTTTCAGGGGGCAGAGCTGTTTTTCAGGGTCTCGTGGAAGAGCACTTTGGAAGTGAAGTTGTAGAAAAAACATTTGAGCATTTTGCTAAGAAGCTTGTTGACAATTTCTCTATCTTCGATGGCGCAGCCCATGAACACATCGACCATTTCATCCTGCTCAAGCGTCACTTTAATTGA
- the LOC133670765 gene encoding uncharacterized protein LOC133670765 isoform X1, translating to MGDHFVFLVDRLLTESTLEAAIESQNRLWQAVPSANMSSSTGILEECRICHDEDDDKNMEIPCSCRGSLKYAHRKCVQRWCNEKGDINCEICYQQFEPGYTAPRPLFRYGGIPMNFRGNWEIPTRELHAPPFIPMFTTDREYLDSDFEEEYPLPSPRSVMCCRIVAIIFMVLLVLRHTLPIIISSGAGDYSMTLFMLMILRTVGILLPIYVMVRAFTAIQHRRRQQQDPPFPLAETDEENV from the exons ATGGGGGATCATTTTGTGTTCCTGGTGGATCGGTTGCTAACTGAATCCACCCTTGAAGCTGCCATTGAGAGCCAAAACCGATTGTGGCAAGCTGTGCCTTCTGCAAATATGAGTTCATCAACAGGAATATTAGAAGAGTGTAGAATTTGCCATGACGAGGATGATGACAAAAACATGGAGATACCATGTTCTTGCCGTGGCAGTTTGAAG TATGCTCATCGGAAATGTGTCCAGAGGTGGTGCAACGAGAAGGGTGACATTAACTGTGAGATCTGCTATCAG CAATTTGAGCCTGGTTATACAGCTCCGCGCCCTTTGTTTCGTTATGGTGGTATTCCAATGAATTTCAG AGGAAATTGGGAGATACCCACAAGGGAATTGCATGCTCCTCCATTTATACCGATGTTTACTACCGACCGTGAATATTTGGACTCTGATTTCGAAGAAGAGTATCCTTTACCCTCTCCTCGGAGCGTGATGTGCTGCCGCATAGTTGCTATTATA TTTATGGTTCTTTTGGTTTTACGCCATACGCTTCCTATTATAATTAGTAGTGGGGCCGGAGATTACTCAATGACATTGTTCATG TTAATGATATTGAGAACAGTTGGGATTCTTCTGCCTATTTATGTAATGGTCAGAGCATTTACCGCTATCCAACATCGGCGCCGCCAGCAGCAG GATCCTCCTTTCCCCCTTGCTGAAACAGACGAAGAAAATGTATAA